CTCGAGCAGTGCGACCTGCTTGATGAACGCGGAGACACGGCCCTCGACGATCTTGGGCAGAGCCGCTTCCGGCTTGCCCTCGTTGCGGGAGATCTCGGTCACGATCTCGCGCTCCTTCTCCACGGCGTCAGCCGGGACGTCCTCACGGGACAGGTACGACGGGTTCGCGAACGAGATGTGCTGCGCGATGCTGCGAGCGGTCTCGGCGTTGTCACCCGTGTAGGCGACGACGACACCGATCTGCGGCGGCAGGTCCTTGCTCGTGCGGTGCAGGTAGACCTCGACGTTGTCGCCGGTGATCGTGCGAACGCGACGCAGCTCGACCTTCTCGCCGATGATCGCGGCCTCTTCCGAGATGACCTGCTCGACGCTCTTGTCGCCCGCCTGAGCGGCGAGGCCGGCCTCGACCGAGTCGGCCTTGACGGCTGCGACAGCGTCGGCGACCTTGTCGGCCAGCGCGATGAAGCGCTCGTTCTTCGCGACGAAGTCGGTCTCGCAGGCGAGCTCGATGAGCGTCACGGCCGAGTCGTTCTCACGAGCGACGATGAGTCCCTCGCTCGTGGAACGGTCAGCGCGCTTGGCGTTGCCCTTGGCACCCTTCAGGCGCAGGATCTCGGTGGCCTTCTCGACGTCTCCGTCAGCCTCCTCGAGCGCCTTCTTGGTGTCGACCATTCCCGTGCCGAGCTGCTCACGCAGCGCCTTGAGGTCGGCGATGGTGAAGTTGGCCATGTGTGGTGGCTCCTTGCTTCGTGATGTGTGTGGTGGTCGCGGAATTACTTGGCGTCTGCTGCCTCGGCGGCGGCGACCTCAGAGGTCTCCTCACCGGAAGCGTCAGCGATCGCCTCGTCGTGCGCCTCGGCGCCGGCCTCGTCGGCCGGGGTCTCGTCGGCAGCAGGCGTCTCGACGACAGCAGCCTCATCGGCAGCGGTCTCGACGGCGGCGGCGTCAGCGGACTCCTGGACGGGGGCCTCGAGAAGCTCCTTCTCCCAGTCGGCCAGCGGCTCGGCGTCGCCCGTCTCCGGGTTGTGCTTCTGCTGGAGGCCCTCGGCCGCGGCGTCGGCGACGATGCGGGTGAGCAGCGAGACGGAGCGGATCGCGTCGTCGTTGCCGGGGATCGGGTACTGGAAGTCGTCAGGGTCGGCGTTGGTGTCGAGGATGCCGATCACCGGGATGCCGAGCTTCTTGGCCTCGTCGATCGCGAGGTGCTCACGCTTGGCGTCGACGACCCAGAGGGCGGACGGCGTCTTGGTGAGGTTGCGGATACCGCCGAGCGACTTGTGCAGCTTGTCGAGCTCGCGCTTCTTGAGCA
This genomic interval from Microbacterium hydrocarbonoxydans contains the following:
- the rpsB gene encoding 30S ribosomal protein S2; amino-acid sequence: MAVVTIRQLLDSGVHFGHQTRRWNPKVKRFILTERSGIHIIDLQQSLGYIDKAYDFVKETVAHGGTILFVGTKKQAQEILAEQATRVGQPYVNQRWLGGLLTNFSTIAKRLARMKELEELDYENPAASGFTKKELLLKKRELDKLHKSLGGIRNLTKTPSALWVVDAKREHLAIDEAKKLGIPVIGILDTNADPDDFQYPIPGNDDAIRSVSLLTRIVADAAAEGLQQKHNPETGDAEPLADWEKELLEAPVQESADAAAVETAADEAAVVETPAADETPADEAGAEAHDEAIADASGEETSEVAAAEAADAK
- the tsf gene encoding translation elongation factor Ts, with product MANFTIADLKALREQLGTGMVDTKKALEEADGDVEKATEILRLKGAKGNAKRADRSTSEGLIVARENDSAVTLIELACETDFVAKNERFIALADKVADAVAAVKADSVEAGLAAQAGDKSVEQVISEEAAIIGEKVELRRVRTITGDNVEVYLHRTSKDLPPQIGVVVAYTGDNAETARSIAQHISFANPSYLSREDVPADAVEKEREIVTEISRNEGKPEAALPKIVEGRVSAFIKQVALLEQDYAKDNKLSVAQVAKDAGITVTDFARFKVGA